The genomic segment TCACGAATAGAGAACAACGTTTCCTATTCGAGAACGATAATGTTATACTAGCATAAAGATACTGACTATTCAAGGTAGTCGTACTAGAAGCATCATTGTCCCAATTACAGGCTTGTCACCATTCTTTCTAATGGTAAAATAACCTCATTCGAGACTCTTCTTTATAGAGGGGCTACTGTACGTTAAAGGAGACGTTTGTATGGACCAAGTATTGTCTTCTGTTCGAAATGGCTGTCGGCTGTTAAAAATATTTCTCGATTCGCCAAAGGAACTCGGGGTAACGGAGCTCAGCAAAAAGCTCCAGCTGTCCAAGGGAGCCGTTCACAAGCTCCTGTCCACGCTGGAGTCTGAAGGCTTTATCCGCCAAAATGAAAAAACCAAGCAGTATACGCTTGGCTACACGTTGCTGGAGCTGGGCACTAAGGTGCTCACGAATCACGATATCGTTGATTTCTCCAAGCCGTTCTTAGGTCAGCTCGTCTCACGGACAAACGAATTGGCTGTCTTATGTGTACAAGATTCCAAGGACGCGATCTATGTAGCCAAAGAGGATTCCCTTCATCCTATTCGCTTTACCGTAGAATCCTTCCGGCGTTTTCCTCTTTACTCTACCTCCGCTGCGAGGGTTTTGCTCGCCTATCAGCCGGAGGAGTTTCAGGATGAGATTTTGCAGGAACACCCACTGAAAAGCTACACGCCTCATTCGTACACCTCGGTCGATCAAATCAAAGAGGACTTGGTGACGATCCGCGAGCGGGGCTATGAAATTAGCTCAAATCGACGCAATACAGGCGTGACCGGTATCGCCGCCCCGATTTTTGATTCAACTGGACACGTAACTGCATCCGTCAGTGTCATCGGTCCCACTGACCGCGTGATGCCGAAAAAAGAAGAGATTTTACAAGAAACGCTAGCGACGGTACGTGCGATGTCTGCTCAGTTAGGGTATCGAATGTCTTGAAATTAGTTTAAGCTGCCACGAAAAACCTCCTGTTCATCAGTCTACTCTGAAGAGAGGAGGTTTCTCTTTTTTTTGACTCACTTGTTTTCCAATT from the Brevibacillus brevis genome contains:
- a CDS encoding IclR family transcriptional regulator; protein product: MDQVLSSVRNGCRLLKIFLDSPKELGVTELSKKLQLSKGAVHKLLSTLESEGFIRQNEKTKQYTLGYTLLELGTKVLTNHDIVDFSKPFLGQLVSRTNELAVLCVQDSKDAIYVAKEDSLHPIRFTVESFRRFPLYSTSAARVLLAYQPEEFQDEILQEHPLKSYTPHSYTSVDQIKEDLVTIRERGYEISSNRRNTGVTGIAAPIFDSTGHVTASVSVIGPTDRVMPKKEEILQETLATVRAMSAQLGYRMS